From Blastochloris viridis, one genomic window encodes:
- a CDS encoding prephenate dehydratase, producing the protein MSKKMIVFQGEPGANSHIACQEAFPDLVALPAATFEDALAAVKDGSAALGMIPIENSVAGRVADIHHLLPTSGLNIVGEHFLPVRHQLMAVPGATLATLKTVESHVQALGQCRRTIRKLGLRAITAADTAGSARHVAESRDPSRAAIASRLAAKIYGLSILAEDVEDESHNTTRFLVMSPEPDWAPADNGPTMTTFVFRVRNVPAALYKALGGFATNSVNMTKLESYMVEGSFSATQFYADIEGHPDHRPVKLALEELEFFCEELKVLGVYSADPFRKTLNGKASDTVSG; encoded by the coding sequence ATGTCCAAGAAAATGATCGTGTTCCAGGGCGAGCCCGGGGCGAACTCGCATATCGCCTGCCAGGAGGCCTTCCCGGATTTGGTGGCGCTGCCGGCCGCGACCTTCGAGGACGCCCTGGCGGCGGTGAAGGATGGCTCGGCCGCGCTCGGCATGATCCCGATCGAGAACTCGGTGGCCGGCCGCGTCGCCGATATCCATCACCTGTTGCCGACCTCCGGCCTCAACATCGTCGGCGAGCATTTCCTGCCGGTGCGCCACCAGTTGATGGCGGTGCCGGGCGCGACCCTCGCCACCCTCAAGACGGTGGAAAGCCACGTCCAGGCGCTCGGCCAGTGCCGCCGCACCATCCGCAAGCTCGGCCTTCGCGCCATCACCGCCGCCGATACCGCCGGCTCCGCGCGCCACGTCGCCGAATCGCGCGATCCCTCCCGCGCCGCCATCGCCTCCCGCCTCGCCGCCAAGATCTACGGCCTCAGCATCCTGGCCGAGGACGTCGAGGACGAATCGCACAACACCACGCGCTTTTTGGTGATGTCGCCGGAGCCGGACTGGGCGCCGGCCGACAACGGCCCGACCATGACCACCTTCGTGTTCCGGGTGCGCAACGTGCCGGCGGCGCTCTACAAGGCGCTCGGCGGCTTCGCCACCAACTCGGTCAACATGACCAAGCTGGAAAGCTACATGGTCGAGGGCAGCTTCTCCGCCACCCAGTTCTACGCCGACATCGAGGGCCACCCCGACCACCGCCCGGTCAAGCTGGCGCTGGAGGAGCTGGAGTTCTTCTGCGAGGAGCTGAAGGTTCTCGGGGTCTATTCCGCCGATCCGTTCCGCAAGACCCTGAACGGCAAGGCGAGTGACACCGTCTCCGGATGA
- a CDS encoding microcin C ABC transporter permease YejB, which produces MTAYIIRRLFLMIPTLLGIMLVSFAVVQFAPGGPIERIIAQVSGTDVSATARFTGQGSGDFGATMGREGAGGADGTQAKYRGAQGLDPDFIKQLEAQFGFDKPAHERFLIMLSNYAMFDFGKSYFRDIRVIDLIKEKLPVSISLGLWMTLVTYLISIPLGIRKAIRDGSRFDVWSSAVVVVGYAVPGFLFAILLIIVFAGGSFFSWFPLRGLTSDNWHELSLGGKIADYAWHLTLPIVSMALSSFATMTLLTKNSFLDEIRKQYVLTARMKGCGETRVLYGHVFRNAMLIVIAGFPGAFVSAFFTGSLLIETIFSLDGLGLLGFESVLNRDYAVVFATLYIFSLVGLVVNLISDLTYTWVDPRIDFEAREV; this is translated from the coding sequence ATGACGGCCTACATCATCCGCCGCCTGTTCCTGATGATCCCCACGCTGCTCGGAATCATGCTGGTGTCGTTCGCGGTGGTTCAGTTCGCACCGGGCGGGCCGATCGAGCGCATCATCGCTCAGGTGTCCGGCACCGACGTCTCCGCCACCGCGCGCTTCACCGGCCAGGGCTCGGGCGATTTCGGCGCCACGATGGGGCGCGAGGGTGCCGGCGGGGCGGACGGCACGCAGGCGAAATACCGCGGCGCCCAGGGCCTCGACCCCGACTTCATCAAGCAGCTCGAGGCCCAGTTCGGATTCGACAAGCCGGCGCACGAGCGCTTCCTGATCATGCTGTCGAACTACGCCATGTTCGACTTCGGCAAGAGCTATTTCCGCGACATCCGCGTGATCGACCTGATCAAGGAGAAGCTGCCGGTCTCGATCTCACTCGGGTTGTGGATGACCCTCGTCACCTATCTGATCTCGATCCCGCTCGGCATCAGAAAGGCGATCCGCGACGGCTCGCGCTTCGACGTCTGGAGCTCGGCCGTCGTCGTGGTCGGCTACGCCGTGCCGGGGTTTCTATTCGCCATCCTTTTGATCATCGTGTTCGCCGGCGGCTCGTTCTTCTCGTGGTTCCCGCTGCGTGGCCTCACCTCCGACAACTGGCACGAGCTGTCGCTCGGCGGCAAGATCGCCGACTATGCTTGGCACCTGACGCTGCCGATCGTGTCGATGGCGCTGTCGTCGTTCGCCACCATGACGCTGCTGACCAAGAACTCGTTCCTCGACGAGATCCGCAAGCAATACGTGCTGACGGCGCGGATGAAGGGCTGCGGCGAAACGCGGGTGCTGTACGGCCATGTCTTCCGCAACGCCATGCTGATCGTGATCGCCGGCTTTCCCGGCGCCTTCGTCAGCGCTTTCTTCACCGGATCGCTGTTGATCGAGACGATCTTTTCGCTCGACGGGCTCGGCCTTCTCGGCTTCGAGAGCGTATTGAACCGTGACTATGCCGTGGTGTTCGCCACACTCTACATCTTTTCGCTGGTCGGGCTCGTGGTGAACCTGATCTCCGACCTCACCTACACCTGGGTCGATCCCCGCATCGACTTCGAGGCGCGCGAGGTGTGA
- a CDS encoding 3-deoxy-manno-octulosonate cytidylyltransferase, which translates to MSADRVVLLVPARFASTRLPGKPLADINGRPMIAHVVDRAREAMLGEVVVATDDDAIARAAEAAGATAVMTRADHACGSDRIFEALSKIDPHRNIDVVVNVQGDLPTISPATIRAALAPLADPAVDIGTLAAEIVREEEKTDPNVVKVVGSQVAPGRLRALYFTRATAPSGDGPLYHHIGLYAYRRAALARFVELPPSPLERRERLEQLRALEAGMRIDVAIVDAVPLGVDVAADLTRAQSLLQGAASNREDA; encoded by the coding sequence ATGTCCGCCGACCGCGTCGTCCTGCTCGTTCCGGCTCGTTTCGCCTCGACCCGCCTGCCCGGCAAGCCGCTGGCGGACATCAACGGCCGCCCGATGATCGCCCACGTCGTCGACCGCGCCCGCGAAGCCATGCTCGGCGAAGTGGTGGTGGCGACCGATGACGACGCCATCGCCCGGGCCGCCGAGGCCGCCGGCGCGACGGCGGTGATGACGCGGGCCGACCACGCCTGCGGCTCCGACCGCATCTTCGAGGCGTTGAGCAAGATCGACCCGCACCGCAACATCGACGTCGTCGTCAACGTCCAGGGCGACCTGCCGACCATTTCGCCTGCCACCATCCGCGCCGCGCTGGCGCCGCTGGCCGACCCCGCCGTCGACATCGGCACGCTGGCCGCCGAGATCGTGCGCGAGGAGGAGAAGACCGACCCCAACGTGGTCAAGGTGGTGGGTTCGCAGGTGGCGCCCGGCCGCCTGCGCGCGCTCTATTTTACCCGCGCCACCGCCCCGTCCGGGGACGGGCCGCTCTACCACCACATCGGGCTTTATGCCTACCGCCGGGCGGCGCTCGCCCGGTTCGTCGAGCTTCCGCCCTCGCCGCTGGAGCGGCGCGAGCGGCTGGAGCAGCTTCGCGCGCTGGAGGCCGGCATGCGAATCGACGTCGCCATCGTCGATGCCGTGCCGCTTGGCGTCGACGTCGCAGCCGACCTGACCCGCGCCCAATCCCTGCTTCAGGGCGCGGCATCCAACCGAGAAGACGCGTGA
- a CDS encoding extracellular solute-binding protein encodes MAWLDFRAVRLPVAAVAAAALAAALTIAPAKAEDAAKAGDKAWRHALSLLGEPKEQPGFAHFGYVNPDAPKGGTARLAAMGTFDNLNQVVANVRGNIALGLDLLYDTLMTPSLDEVGTSYGLLAEAVSYPADYSQVSYRLRPQARWHDGKPVTVEDVIWSFEVWRKNSPTSQRYYRHVKSVEKTGEREVTFVFDEPGNRELPQIVGEFQILPKHWWEGTDPSGKPRDVTTSTLEFPLGGGAYRIKSAEPGRTIVYERVADYWADKLPVNVGINNFDEVRFEYFRDSTVALEAFKADQLDWRTESSAKDWATAYDFPAVRDKRVVLEEFPIRSMGIMQAFAFNLRRDKFQDPRVRLAFDLAFDFEDMNQTLFFGQYHRIASFFEGTELASSGVPQGLELEILESVRDKVPPALFTEPYRTPSGSGPEAMRANLREAQKLLGEAGWEVKDRRLTNIKTGEPFMVEFLISQPSFERVVLRYKPTLERLGIVMSVRTVDDTQYQNRVRQFDFDVVVNSWGQSLSPGNEQRYYWGSEAADVPGTGNIGGIKNPAVDALIERIIFAKTREELVATTRALDRVLMWNRYVVPQWTYGKQRTARWDRFGKPERMPAYAAAAFPTIWWWKADATPAAEAKP; translated from the coding sequence GTGGCCTGGCTCGATTTCCGCGCTGTTCGCCTGCCTGTCGCCGCCGTTGCCGCGGCTGCCCTCGCCGCCGCGCTGACGATCGCGCCCGCAAAAGCCGAGGATGCCGCAAAAGCCGGTGACAAAGCGTGGCGGCACGCCCTGTCGCTGCTGGGCGAGCCGAAGGAACAGCCGGGGTTCGCCCATTTCGGCTACGTCAACCCGGACGCCCCCAAGGGCGGCACCGCCCGCCTCGCCGCGATGGGGACGTTCGACAACCTGAACCAGGTGGTCGCCAATGTCCGCGGCAACATCGCGCTGGGGCTCGACCTGCTGTACGACACGCTGATGACGCCGTCGCTGGACGAGGTCGGCACCTCCTACGGCCTGCTGGCCGAGGCGGTGTCCTATCCTGCGGACTATTCCCAGGTCAGCTATCGCCTGCGCCCGCAAGCGCGCTGGCACGACGGCAAGCCGGTGACGGTGGAGGACGTGATCTGGTCGTTCGAGGTGTGGCGCAAGAACTCGCCGACCTCCCAGCGCTATTACCGCCACGTCAAATCGGTCGAAAAGACCGGCGAGCGCGAGGTGACCTTCGTCTTCGACGAGCCCGGCAACCGCGAACTGCCGCAGATCGTCGGCGAGTTCCAGATTCTGCCCAAGCACTGGTGGGAGGGCACCGACCCCTCCGGCAAGCCGCGCGACGTCACCACCTCGACGCTGGAGTTTCCGCTCGGCGGCGGCGCCTACCGCATCAAGTCGGCCGAGCCCGGCCGCACCATCGTCTATGAGCGGGTGGCGGACTACTGGGCCGACAAGCTGCCGGTCAATGTCGGCATCAACAATTTCGACGAGGTCCGCTTCGAGTATTTCCGCGACTCGACGGTGGCGCTGGAGGCATTCAAGGCCGACCAGCTCGACTGGCGCACCGAATCGAGCGCCAAGGACTGGGCCACCGCCTACGATTTCCCGGCGGTGCGCGACAAGCGGGTGGTGCTGGAGGAGTTCCCGATCCGCAGCATGGGCATCATGCAGGCGTTTGCGTTCAACCTGCGCCGCGACAAGTTCCAGGACCCGCGGGTGCGGCTCGCCTTCGATCTCGCCTTCGATTTCGAGGACATGAACCAGACGCTGTTCTTCGGCCAATACCACCGCATCGCCAGCTTCTTCGAGGGGACCGAGCTGGCGTCGTCCGGCGTCCCGCAGGGGCTGGAACTGGAAATCCTGGAGAGCGTTCGCGACAAGGTGCCGCCGGCGCTGTTCACCGAGCCCTACCGCACCCCGAGCGGCAGCGGCCCCGAAGCGATGCGCGCCAACCTGCGCGAGGCGCAAAAGCTGCTGGGCGAGGCCGGCTGGGAGGTGAAGGACCGCCGCCTGACCAACATCAAGACCGGCGAGCCGTTCATGGTCGAGTTCCTCATCTCCCAGCCCAGTTTCGAGCGGGTGGTGCTGCGCTACAAACCGACCCTGGAGCGGCTCGGCATCGTGATGTCGGTGCGCACCGTCGACGACACCCAATATCAGAACCGGGTGCGCCAGTTCGATTTCGACGTCGTCGTCAACAGTTGGGGCCAGTCGCTGTCGCCGGGCAACGAGCAGCGTTACTACTGGGGCTCGGAGGCGGCGGACGTGCCCGGCACCGGCAATATCGGCGGCATCAAGAACCCGGCGGTCGATGCGCTGATCGAGCGCATCATCTTCGCTAAGACCCGCGAGGAACTGGTGGCGACCACCCGCGCGCTCGACCGCGTGCTGATGTGGAACCGCTACGTCGTGCCGCAATGGACCTACGGCAAGCAGCGCACCGCACGCTGGGACCGCTTCGGCAAACCCGAGCGCATGCCGGCCTACGCCGCCGCCGCGTTCCCGACCATCTGGTGGTGGAAGGCCGACGCCACGCCGGCGGCCGAGGCGAAGCCTTGA
- a CDS encoding ABC transporter permease: MDVTTDVKSEPDPLAAAPTPHRSRFALSPLNKRRLANFRANRRGYWAFWLFMVLFVVSLFAELVANDRPFLVKFEGHYYVPVLVDYPETAFGGDFETKADYRDPFLKKLIADKGGWMIWPPIRYSYDTHNLDLPTPAPSPPTWMLTEAQCKAVAEKKGVAGCTDLEANWLGTDDQGRDLVARLIYGFRLSVLFGLTLTLISSAIGVAAGAVQGYFGGWTDLLFQRFIEIWTAIPSLYLLLIISSVLVPGFFVLLGILLLFSWVALVGLVRAEFLRGRNFEYVQAARALGVSNRAIMFRHLLPNAMVATLTFLPFILSGAVMTLTALDFLGFGLPPGSPSLGELLAQGKANVQAPWLGLTGFFAVAIMLSLLIFIGEAVRDAFDPRKTFG, from the coding sequence ATGGACGTAACCACCGACGTCAAATCCGAACCCGATCCGCTCGCCGCTGCACCGACCCCGCACCGGAGCCGGTTCGCCCTGTCGCCGCTCAACAAGCGCCGGCTTGCGAATTTCCGCGCCAACCGGCGCGGCTACTGGGCGTTCTGGCTGTTCATGGTGCTGTTCGTGGTGTCGCTGTTCGCCGAGCTGGTCGCCAACGACCGGCCGTTCTTGGTGAAGTTCGAGGGCCACTACTACGTGCCGGTGCTGGTCGATTATCCGGAGACCGCGTTCGGCGGCGACTTCGAGACCAAGGCCGACTACCGCGACCCGTTCCTCAAGAAGCTGATCGCGGACAAGGGCGGCTGGATGATCTGGCCGCCGATCCGCTACAGCTACGACACACACAACCTCGACCTGCCGACGCCGGCGCCCTCGCCGCCGACCTGGATGCTGACCGAGGCGCAGTGCAAGGCGGTGGCGGAGAAGAAGGGCGTTGCCGGCTGCACCGACCTTGAGGCCAACTGGCTCGGCACCGACGACCAGGGCCGCGACCTGGTGGCGCGGCTGATCTACGGCTTCCGCCTCTCAGTGCTGTTCGGGCTGACGCTGACGCTGATCTCGTCCGCCATCGGCGTCGCCGCCGGCGCGGTGCAGGGCTATTTCGGCGGCTGGACCGACCTTCTGTTCCAACGCTTCATCGAGATCTGGACGGCGATCCCCTCGCTCTACCTGCTGCTCATCATCTCCTCGGTGCTGGTGCCGGGCTTCTTCGTGCTGCTCGGCATCCTGCTGCTGTTCTCCTGGGTGGCGCTGGTCGGTCTGGTGCGGGCGGAGTTCCTGCGCGGGCGCAACTTCGAATACGTCCAGGCGGCCCGGGCGCTCGGCGTCTCCAACCGCGCGATCATGTTCCGGCATCTGCTGCCCAACGCCATGGTGGCGACGCTGACCTTCCTGCCCTTCATCCTGTCCGGCGCGGTGATGACGCTGACCGCGCTCGACTTTCTCGGCTTCGGCCTGCCGCCGGGCTCGCCCTCGCTGGGCGAGCTGTTGGCCCAGGGCAAAGCCAACGTTCAGGCGCCGTGGCTCGGCCTCACCGGCTTCTTCGCCGTGGCGATCATGCTGTCGCTGTTGATCTTCATCGGCGAGGCGGTGCGCGACGCCTTCGACCCGAGAAAGACGTTCGGGTGA
- a CDS encoding C40 family peptidase, translating into MTGYDPRLTPARPDLAALHLEGKVPAARYVAGTVCQVIVPAAPLRREPVADQPLATEVLYGERVTIYEATVEGWAWGQIESDGYVGWLPSSALAPPGPAPTHCVRVPRTFIFPAPNIKLPPLAAPTLGARLAITGTEGRFVVTAEGGYIPAHHVRPLAGPLERDFVTVAERLLGVPYLWGGKTPLGFDCSGLVQVALDAAGIKAPRDSDQQEATLGKPIDPGVDFANVQRGDLVFWPGHVAIVSDPQTLVHANAWHMMVAIEPLAQALSRIVRTGAVVNAVCRLPAWVE; encoded by the coding sequence ATGACCGGATACGATCCGCGGCTGACGCCCGCACGGCCGGATCTCGCGGCCCTTCATCTCGAAGGCAAGGTGCCTGCGGCGCGCTACGTCGCGGGCACGGTGTGCCAGGTGATCGTTCCGGCCGCGCCGCTGCGGCGCGAGCCGGTCGCCGACCAGCCGCTGGCGACCGAGGTGCTCTACGGCGAACGCGTCACCATCTACGAGGCGACGGTGGAGGGCTGGGCCTGGGGCCAGATCGAATCCGACGGCTATGTCGGCTGGCTGCCGTCGAGCGCGCTGGCCCCGCCGGGGCCGGCGCCGACCCATTGCGTGCGGGTGCCGCGCACCTTCATCTTCCCCGCGCCCAACATCAAGCTGCCGCCGCTGGCGGCGCCGACGCTCGGCGCGCGGCTCGCCATCACCGGCACCGAGGGGCGGTTCGTCGTCACCGCCGAGGGCGGCTATATCCCCGCCCATCACGTCCGCCCGCTGGCCGGACCGCTGGAGCGCGACTTCGTCACCGTCGCCGAGCGGCTGCTCGGCGTGCCCTATCTGTGGGGCGGCAAGACCCCGCTCGGCTTCGACTGCTCCGGCCTGGTTCAGGTCGCGCTCGACGCCGCCGGCATCAAGGCGCCGCGCGACAGCGACCAGCAGGAGGCGACGCTGGGCAAGCCGATCGACCCCGGCGTCGACTTCGCCAACGTCCAGCGCGGCGACCTGGTGTTCTGGCCCGGCCACGTCGCCATCGTCAGCGACCCGCAGACGCTGGTCCACGCCAATGCCTGGCACATGATGGTGGCGATCGAGCCGCTGGCGCAGGCGCTCTCGCGCATCGTCCGCACCGGGGCGGTGGTGAACGCGGTGTGCCGCTTGCCGGCCTGGGTGGAGTAA
- a CDS encoding type II toxin-antitoxin system VapC family toxin, with protein sequence MIDSVDRPAVYFDANPFIYYIEGEDHVAEAMDAVFRRLRERPGLGVTSELTLAEVLPKARTPDHRRQFVNLIVWSGLIRLLPVTRGILVETADYRRAASWTRDDGKLAMPKLPDAIHAVSAIRAKCRSIVTNDTRFRLPAGFRQFTTSANDIEDLLRTLA encoded by the coding sequence ATGATTGATAGTGTCGATCGTCCAGCCGTCTATTTCGATGCAAATCCGTTTATTTACTATATTGAGGGAGAAGATCACGTAGCTGAAGCAATGGACGCGGTGTTTCGTCGGCTTCGAGAGCGTCCGGGTCTGGGCGTGACCAGCGAATTGACGCTTGCCGAGGTGCTTCCGAAAGCCCGAACGCCGGACCACCGCCGCCAGTTCGTGAACCTTATCGTCTGGAGTGGGCTGATCAGGCTCCTGCCGGTTACGCGCGGCATCCTCGTCGAAACCGCGGATTATCGGCGCGCGGCATCCTGGACACGGGACGACGGCAAACTGGCGATGCCAAAGCTACCTGACGCAATCCACGCCGTCTCTGCCATCCGCGCGAAATGTCGCTCCATTGTAACCAACGACACCCGATTCAGGCTACCCGCGGGGTTTCGCCAGTTCACGACGTCTGCGAACGACATCGAAGACCTGCTGAGGACGCTCGCATGA
- a CDS encoding MarR family transcriptional regulator: MAVELRPTQALKLLHDLALGQVRDSEPDLTQRQLAILLTVYLEVPPHTVRGLAAKLGVTKPVITRALDTMGKLGLVTRRRDEADRRNVIIQRTVRGSLYVERLGDLVVARARELHA, encoded by the coding sequence ATGGCCGTCGAACTCCGCCCCACCCAGGCACTCAAACTGTTGCACGATCTGGCGCTCGGCCAGGTCCGCGACAGCGAGCCGGATTTAACCCAGCGGCAGCTCGCGATCCTGCTGACGGTTTATCTGGAAGTGCCGCCCCATACCGTCCGCGGCCTCGCCGCCAAGCTCGGCGTCACCAAGCCGGTCATTACCCGCGCCCTCGACACCATGGGCAAGCTCGGGCTGGTGACCCGCCGCCGCGACGAGGCCGACCGCCGTAACGTGATTATCCAGCGCACCGTCCGGGGCTCGCTCTATGTCGAGCGGCTCGGCGACCTCGTGGTGGCGCGCGCCAGGGAGCTTCATGCATGA
- a CDS encoding extracellular solute-binding protein, translated as MIRFGLTRRGTLAALAGAAASPLLPVPGRAEPPARPASARHGLSAFGDLKYPPDFAQFGYVNPLAPKGGTFIELAGAGTTTFNTLNAFILKGDPAIGMELTFASLMVRAFDEPDAVYAAAAETVEVSDDGLTLRFRLRPTARFHDGTPITAGDVAFSLTTLKTKSHPNIRATLRDLDSVEAEDARTVRLVFNPRRGRDAALSAAVQPILSQAYYASHPFEESTLEPPLGSGPYRVGRFEQGRFLEFERVKDWWGEGLPAFRGHFNFDVIRYEYYRDRDTAFEGFTAGNYLFREEYTSRVWATRYDVPAVRDGRIKRDIIADERASGAQGWMFNTRRTQFKDPRVREAFALAFDFEWTNANLMFGSYHRTHSYFQNSPMMATGVPGEGELKLLEPYRGKVPDDVFGEPWTPPVTDGSGQDRASLRHAGQLLDQAGWTIKDRRRVGPQGEPLTVEFLMFERVFEPLHQTYAKRLEQLGIQVSLRLVDAVQYRSRLDDFDFDITISRFVFPQTPGDTLRTFFSSHAAATRGSLNLPGIDDPVVDALIETAIAANSRQELIAACRALDRVLRAGRYWVPHWYKPNHWLAYWDVYDRPQVTPRYSRGAPETWWRNAEKSARIGRG; from the coding sequence ATGATCCGGTTTGGCCTCACCCGGCGCGGCACGCTGGCGGCGCTCGCCGGCGCCGCCGCCAGCCCCCTGCTCCCGGTGCCGGGCCGCGCCGAGCCGCCGGCCCGCCCGGCGTCGGCGCGCCACGGCCTCTCGGCATTCGGCGACCTCAAATACCCGCCGGACTTCGCGCAGTTCGGTTACGTCAACCCGCTGGCGCCAAAAGGCGGCACGTTCATCGAGCTGGCCGGGGCCGGCACCACCACCTTCAACACCCTCAACGCCTTCATCCTCAAGGGCGACCCGGCGATCGGCATGGAGCTGACCTTCGCCTCGCTGATGGTGCGGGCGTTCGACGAGCCCGATGCGGTCTATGCCGCTGCGGCCGAGACCGTCGAGGTGTCGGACGACGGCCTCACCCTTCGATTCCGGCTGCGGCCAACCGCGAGGTTCCACGACGGCACGCCGATCACCGCCGGCGACGTCGCCTTCTCGCTGACCACGCTCAAGACCAAGAGCCATCCCAACATCCGCGCCACACTGCGCGACCTCGACAGCGTCGAGGCCGAGGACGCGCGCACCGTGCGGCTGGTGTTCAACCCGCGGCGCGGCCGCGACGCCGCCCTCAGCGCTGCGGTGCAGCCGATCCTGTCGCAGGCCTATTACGCCAGCCATCCGTTCGAGGAGAGCACGCTGGAGCCGCCGCTGGGCTCGGGGCCCTACCGGGTCGGCCGCTTCGAGCAGGGCCGGTTCCTGGAATTCGAGCGCGTCAAGGACTGGTGGGGCGAGGGGCTGCCGGCCTTCCGCGGCCACTTCAATTTCGACGTCATCCGCTATGAATACTACCGCGACCGCGACACCGCGTTCGAGGGCTTCACCGCCGGCAACTATTTGTTCCGCGAGGAGTATACCTCCCGCGTCTGGGCGACCCGCTATGACGTGCCGGCGGTGCGCGACGGCCGCATCAAGCGTGACATCATCGCCGACGAACGGGCGTCGGGCGCACAGGGCTGGATGTTCAACACCCGCCGGACCCAGTTCAAGGACCCGCGGGTGCGCGAGGCCTTCGCGCTGGCGTTCGACTTCGAGTGGACCAACGCCAATCTGATGTTCGGCTCCTACCACCGCACCCACTCCTATTTCCAGAACTCGCCGATGATGGCGACGGGAGTGCCGGGCGAGGGCGAGCTGAAGCTCCTGGAGCCTTATCGCGGCAAGGTGCCGGACGACGTCTTCGGCGAGCCGTGGACGCCGCCGGTGACCGACGGTTCGGGCCAGGACCGCGCGTCGCTGCGCCACGCCGGGCAGTTGCTCGATCAGGCGGGCTGGACCATCAAGGACCGCCGCCGCGTCGGCCCGCAGGGCGAGCCGCTCACGGTCGAGTTCCTGATGTTCGAGCGGGTGTTCGAACCTCTCCACCAGACCTACGCCAAGCGGCTGGAACAGCTCGGCATCCAGGTCAGCCTCCGTCTGGTCGACGCGGTGCAATACCGCTCCCGGCTCGACGATTTCGACTTCGACATCACGATTTCGCGCTTCGTGTTCCCGCAGACGCCGGGCGACACGCTGCGCACCTTCTTCTCCAGCCACGCCGCGGCGACCCGCGGCTCGCTCAATTTGCCCGGCATCGACGACCCGGTGGTCGACGCGCTGATCGAGACCGCGATCGCCGCGAACAGCCGCCAGGAGCTGATTGCCGCCTGCCGCGCGCTCGACCGCGTGCTGCGCGCTGGCCGCTACTGGGTGCCGCACTGGTACAAGCCCAACCACTGGCTGGCCTATTGGGACGTGTACGATCGGCCGCAGGTGACGCCGCGCTACAGCCGCGGCGCGCCGGAAACCTGGTGGCGGAACGCCGAGAAGTCGGCGCGGATCGGCCGCGGGTGA